Proteins from a genomic interval of Beijerinckia indica subsp. indica ATCC 9039:
- the nuoF gene encoding NADH-quinone oxidoreductase subunit NuoF: MLEDKDRIFTNLYGYGDWGLKGAMARGAWDNTKGLIDKGKDWILNEMKASGLRGRGGAGFPTGLKWSFMPKADPARPSYLVVNADESEPGTCKDREIMRNDPHLLIEGCLIASFAMEAHACYIYIRGEYIFERERLEAAVAQAYEAKLVGKNNIHGWPFDIYVHHGAGAYICGEETALLESLEGKKGMPRMKPPFPANMGLYGCPTTVNNVESIAVAPTILRRGAAWFSSFGAKNNAGTKLFCISGHVNKRCNVEEAMSIPFRELIDRHCGGIRGGWDNLLAVIPGGSSVPCVPAHEIIDAPMDFDTLRGLKSGLGTAAVIVMDKSTDIVRAIARLSHFYKHESCGQCTPCREGTGWLWRVMTRMAEGRAQKREIDMLLDVTTRIEGHTICALGDAAAWPVQGLIRHFRSEIEKKIDQYAANPHSEPIRDFGVAAE; this comes from the coding sequence ATGCTTGAGGACAAGGACCGCATCTTCACCAATCTTTACGGCTACGGCGATTGGGGTCTCAAGGGCGCCATGGCACGCGGCGCCTGGGACAATACCAAAGGCTTGATTGATAAGGGCAAGGACTGGATTCTCAATGAGATGAAAGCTTCCGGCCTGCGTGGGCGTGGGGGGGCCGGTTTCCCGACTGGCCTTAAATGGTCCTTCATGCCCAAGGCCGATCCGGCGCGTCCTTCCTATCTCGTCGTCAATGCCGATGAATCCGAGCCGGGCACCTGCAAGGACAGGGAGATCATGCGCAATGATCCCCATCTTCTGATCGAAGGATGTCTCATCGCTTCTTTCGCGATGGAGGCGCATGCCTGCTACATTTACATTCGCGGTGAATATATTTTCGAACGCGAGAGGCTCGAGGCCGCCGTCGCCCAGGCCTATGAGGCCAAGCTGGTCGGCAAGAATAATATCCACGGCTGGCCTTTCGATATTTACGTCCACCATGGTGCGGGCGCCTATATCTGCGGCGAAGAAACGGCTCTTCTCGAATCGCTCGAGGGCAAGAAGGGCATGCCGCGCATGAAGCCGCCATTCCCCGCCAATATGGGCCTTTATGGCTGCCCGACGACAGTCAATAATGTGGAATCGATTGCTGTCGCGCCGACCATTCTGCGGCGTGGCGCGGCTTGGTTTTCGAGCTTTGGCGCCAAGAATAATGCCGGCACCAAGCTCTTCTGTATTTCCGGCCATGTGAACAAGCGGTGCAATGTTGAGGAAGCCATGTCGATCCCGTTCCGGGAGTTGATCGACCGGCATTGCGGCGGTATTCGCGGCGGTTGGGATAATCTTCTGGCTGTCATTCCCGGTGGCTCTTCCGTGCCCTGTGTGCCGGCGCATGAGATCATCGACGCGCCGATGGATTTCGATACATTGCGCGGGTTGAAATCCGGTCTTGGCACGGCGGCCGTCATCGTGATGGATAAATCCACGGATATTGTGCGTGCCATCGCGCGGCTCAGCCATTTCTATAAACACGAGAGCTGTGGCCAATGCACGCCCTGCCGCGAGGGGACGGGTTGGCTGTGGCGCGTGATGACCCGCATGGCGGAAGGCCGCGCACAAAAGCGTGAGATTGACATGTTGCTGGATGTCACGACCCGGATTGAAGGTCATACGATCTGCGCCTTGGGAGATGCGGCCGCTTGGCCGGTGCAAGGCCTGATCCGTCATTTCCGCTCGGAAATCGAAAAGAAGATCGATCAATATGCGGCTAATCCGCATAGCGAACCGATCCGCGATTTCGGTGTCGCGGCTGAATAG
- the nuoE gene encoding NADH-quinone oxidoreductase subunit NuoE: MSNRRLAEIQPDSFAFTPESEAICKVILAKYPEDRQASAVISLLWQAQKQHDYWLPRPAIEKVADMLHMPYIRVLEVATFYTMFNLEPVGRYYIQFCGTTPCLIAGSDDIKAVLEKRVGPEGQVTSDGLFSWKEVECLGACCNAPMVQINDDYYEDLTPENFATLLDDLAAGRPVRIGSQIGRTSSEMHGGLTALTTFYGTDGLSGPQSLKTTAPGDKPAQK, translated from the coding sequence ATGAGTAACCGCCGCTTGGCCGAAATCCAGCCAGACTCTTTTGCCTTCACGCCGGAAAGCGAGGCGATTTGCAAGGTGATCCTTGCCAAATATCCGGAAGACCGTCAGGCTTCCGCCGTGATCTCGCTTTTGTGGCAGGCTCAGAAACAGCATGATTATTGGCTGCCGCGGCCGGCGATAGAAAAAGTCGCCGACATGCTGCACATGCCTTATATTCGTGTGCTCGAAGTCGCGACCTTCTATACGATGTTCAACCTCGAACCGGTTGGACGCTATTACATCCAATTCTGTGGTACGACGCCTTGCCTGATCGCCGGTTCTGATGACATCAAGGCCGTGCTTGAGAAACGCGTCGGCCCGGAGGGGCAGGTGACGAGCGACGGTCTCTTCTCCTGGAAGGAAGTCGAATGTCTCGGGGCTTGCTGCAATGCCCCCATGGTGCAGATCAATGATGATTATTACGAAGATCTGACGCCCGAGAATTTCGCGACCTTGCTCGATGATCTGGCGGCGGGCCGGCCCGTGCGGATCGGTTCGCAGATCGGGCGGACGTCGTCGGAAATGCATGGTGGCCTGACCGCCTTGACGACATTCTATGGCACCGATGGTCTCTCCGGGCCGCAATCTTTAAAAACGACTGCACCCGGCGACAAGCCGGCGCAGAAATAA
- a CDS encoding NADH-quinone oxidoreductase subunit D, with protein MNDNPVRNFAINFGPQHPAAHGVLRLVLELDGEVVERVDPHIGLLHRGTEKLMEARTYLQNVPYFDRLDYVAPMNQEHAFCLAIEKLLGIEVPRRGQLLRVLWCEIGRILSHLLNVTTQAMDVGALTPPLWGFEEREKLMVFYERASGARMHANYFRPGGVHIDCPQQLIDDIGAWCDPFLKVCDDLNDLFIENRIFKQRNVDIGVISLEDCWRWGFSGVMVRGSGAAWDLRKAQPYECYEEMDFDIPVGRHGDNYDRQVIRMEEMRQSTKIMKQCVEKLSQASGKGPVATPQHKVVPPSRAEMKRSMEALIHHFKLYTEGFHVPAGEVYCGVEAPKGEFGVYLVSDGTDKPYRCKIRAPGFAHLSAMDFLCRKSMLADVSAILGSLDIVFGEVDR; from the coding sequence ATGAACGATAATCCGGTCCGCAATTTCGCGATCAATTTCGGCCCCCAGCATCCGGCGGCGCATGGCGTGTTGCGGCTCGTGCTCGAACTCGACGGCGAAGTGGTCGAGCGTGTCGATCCGCATATCGGCCTCCTGCACCGGGGTACTGAGAAGCTGATGGAGGCGCGTACCTATCTGCAGAACGTGCCTTATTTCGATCGGCTCGATTATGTCGCGCCGATGAATCAGGAACATGCCTTCTGCCTCGCCATTGAGAAGCTGCTTGGCATCGAAGTCCCGCGCCGTGGGCAATTGCTGCGGGTTCTGTGGTGTGAAATCGGCCGCATTCTCTCGCATCTTCTCAATGTCACGACGCAGGCCATGGACGTTGGCGCTCTGACGCCACCGCTCTGGGGCTTTGAGGAACGCGAAAAGCTGATGGTCTTCTATGAGCGGGCCTCCGGCGCGCGCATGCATGCCAATTATTTCCGGCCGGGCGGCGTGCATATCGATTGTCCGCAGCAGCTCATTGATGATATTGGCGCCTGGTGCGATCCCTTCCTGAAGGTCTGCGATGATCTCAATGATCTCTTCATTGAGAATCGCATTTTCAAGCAGCGCAATGTCGATATTGGCGTCATCAGCCTCGAGGATTGCTGGCGCTGGGGTTTTTCGGGCGTCATGGTGCGCGGCTCGGGCGCCGCTTGGGATTTGCGCAAGGCGCAGCCCTATGAATGCTACGAGGAAATGGATTTCGACATTCCCGTTGGCCGGCATGGCGATAATTATGATCGCCAGGTGATCCGCATGGAAGAAATGCGGCAATCGACGAAAATCATGAAGCAATGCGTCGAGAAGCTCTCGCAGGCGAGTGGCAAGGGGCCCGTCGCCACGCCGCAGCACAAGGTCGTGCCGCCCTCGCGCGCCGAAATGAAGCGCTCGATGGAAGCTCTGATCCATCATTTCAAGCTTTATACCGAAGGTTTCCACGTTCCAGCCGGCGAAGTCTATTGTGGTGTCGAAGCGCCCAAGGGTGAATTCGGCGTCTATCTCGTCTCGGACGGCACCGACAAACCCTATCGGTGCAAGATCAGGGCCCCCGGTTTCGCGCATCTATCGGCCATGGATTTTCTCTGCCGTAAATCCATGCTCGCCGATGTCAGCGCCATTTTGGGTTCGCTCGACATCGTGTTCGGCGAGGTCGATCGATGA
- a CDS encoding NADH-quinone oxidoreductase subunit C, whose product MDNDRRELLHQELTRQGEAIGAALPGAIKAATVAFGELTLTVEAGRLIETITYLRDDPSALYVSFIDLTAVDYPLRERRFDVVTHLLSPKHNRRIRIKVETDENTPVPSLSSFYPAANWFEREAYDFFGVLFSGHPDLRRLLTDYGFDGHPLRKDFPMTGYAEVRYDDEQKRVVYEPVQLVQEFRSFDFLSPWEGAIDYILPGDEKVKHNPQ is encoded by the coding sequence ATGGATAATGATCGTCGGGAATTGCTGCATCAGGAATTGACGCGGCAGGGCGAGGCGATTGGCGCGGCCCTGCCTGGAGCGATAAAAGCTGCCACGGTCGCCTTCGGTGAATTGACCTTGACGGTCGAAGCCGGTCGCCTGATCGAAACAATCACTTATTTGCGTGATGATCCGAGCGCTTTGTATGTGTCCTTCATCGATCTGACGGCGGTGGATTATCCCTTGCGGGAACGGCGTTTCGATGTCGTGACGCATCTCTTATCGCCGAAACATAATCGCCGGATCCGCATCAAGGTGGAAACCGACGAGAATACGCCCGTTCCTTCGTTGTCCTCGTTCTATCCCGCAGCCAATTGGTTCGAACGCGAGGCTTACGACTTTTTCGGTGTCTTGTTTTCCGGCCATCCCGACTTGCGGCGCCTGCTGACCGATTATGGTTTCGACGGTCATCCCCTGCGCAAGGATTTTCCGATGACCGGCTATGCCGAGGTCCGTTACGACGACGAACAGAAGCGTGTCGTCTACGAACCCGTGCAACTGGTTCAGGAGTTCCGCAGTTTCGATTTTCTGTCTCCCTGGGAAGGCGCGATCGACTACATCCTGCCGGGTGATGAGAAGGTCAAACATAATCCTCAATGA
- a CDS encoding NuoB/complex I 20 kDa subunit family protein: MGLIATPQPVVGTPPAQDNYFLSINDQLADKGFLVTSTDELINWARTGSLMWMTFGLACCAVEMMQMSMPRYDCERFGFAPRGSPRQSDVMIVAGTLTNKMAPALRKVYDQMPEPRYVISMGSCANGGGYYHYSYSVVRGCDRIVPVDIYVPGCPPSAEALLYGVLLLQKKIRRTGTIER; the protein is encoded by the coding sequence ATGGGATTGATCGCCACACCTCAGCCGGTCGTCGGCACTCCCCCGGCGCAGGATAATTATTTCCTGTCGATCAACGACCAGCTTGCCGACAAAGGGTTTCTCGTCACGTCGACGGATGAGCTCATCAATTGGGCGCGTACCGGCTCCTTGATGTGGATGACCTTTGGTCTTGCCTGCTGCGCCGTGGAAATGATGCAGATGTCGATGCCGCGTTATGATTGCGAGCGGTTCGGCTTTGCGCCGCGCGGTTCGCCACGCCAATCCGATGTCATGATCGTCGCCGGCACGTTGACCAACAAGATGGCGCCCGCCTTGCGCAAGGTCTACGACCAGATGCCCGAGCCGCGCTATGTCATTTCCATGGGCTCCTGCGCCAATGGTGGTGGCTATTACCATTATTCCTATTCCGTCGTGCGCGGCTGCGATCGGATCGTGCCCGTCGATATTTACGTGCCGGGCTGTCCGCCTTCGGCGGAAGCGCTGCTCTATGGTGTGCTTCTGCTGCAGAAAAAGATCCGCCGTACAGGCACGATCGAACGATAA
- a CDS encoding NADH-quinone oxidoreductase subunit A yields MLNLFDQYLPLVVFAGVAAFIAAALLIAPFLVAFKSPDPEKLSAYECGFNAFDDARMKFDVRFYLVALLFIVFDLEVAFLFPWAIAFRTIGDLGFWSMIIFLGILTVGFIYEWKKGALEWD; encoded by the coding sequence ATGCTGAACCTTTTCGATCAATATTTGCCGCTGGTGGTTTTCGCGGGTGTCGCGGCCTTTATTGCTGCGGCTTTGCTCATCGCGCCCTTCCTGGTGGCTTTCAAATCGCCGGATCCCGAAAAGCTTTCCGCTTATGAATGCGGTTTCAATGCTTTCGACGATGCCCGCATGAAGTTCGATGTGCGCTTCTATCTCGTCGCTTTGTTGTTCATCGTCTTCGATCTTGAAGTCGCCTTTCTGTTTCCCTGGGCCATCGCCTTCCGCACGATTGGGGATCTCGGCTTCTGGTCGATGATCATCTTCCTCGGAATCCTGACGGTCGGATTCATCTACGAATGGAAGAAAGGGGCGCTCGAATGGGATTGA
- the recA gene encoding recombinase RecA → MTQSNLRLVEGTSVDKTKALDAALSQIERAFGKGSIMRLGKSQKAIEIETISTGSLGLDIALGVGGLPRGRVIEIYGPESSGKTTLTLHVIAEAQKKGGVCAFIDAEHALDPVYARKLGVNLDDLLISQPDTGEQALEITDTLVRSGAVDVLVIDSVAALTPRAEIEGEMGDNQPGLQARLMSQALRKLTASISRSQTMVIFINQIRMKIGVMYGSPETTTGGNALKFYASVRLDIRRIGSIKDREDITGNQTRVKVVKNKVAPPFKQVEFDIMYGEGVSKVGELVDLGVKAGVVEKSGAWFSYDSQRLGQGRENAKTFLKNNPEVADKIEMTIRENSGLIADRILDQAEPEEDDA, encoded by the coding sequence GTGACACAATCGAATCTTCGCCTCGTAGAAGGGACTTCCGTGGACAAGACCAAGGCGCTCGATGCCGCCCTGTCGCAAATCGAACGGGCTTTTGGCAAGGGCTCGATCATGCGCCTCGGCAAGAGCCAGAAAGCGATCGAGATCGAGACCATCTCCACCGGTTCTCTTGGCCTTGACATCGCGCTTGGCGTCGGCGGCCTGCCGCGTGGCCGCGTCATTGAAATCTATGGGCCTGAATCTTCCGGCAAGACCACGCTGACCCTGCATGTCATCGCCGAAGCTCAGAAAAAGGGAGGCGTCTGCGCCTTCATCGACGCCGAACATGCGCTCGATCCGGTCTATGCCCGCAAGCTCGGCGTCAATCTCGATGATCTGTTGATCTCGCAACCCGATACCGGCGAGCAGGCGCTCGAAATCACCGATACGCTGGTGCGCTCGGGGGCTGTCGATGTCCTCGTCATCGATTCCGTCGCCGCGCTCACACCGCGCGCCGAAATCGAGGGGGAAATGGGCGACAACCAGCCAGGCCTGCAGGCACGGCTGATGAGCCAGGCGCTCCGCAAGCTGACCGCCTCGATCTCGCGGTCGCAGACCATGGTCATTTTCATCAACCAGATCCGGATGAAAATTGGCGTCATGTATGGCAGCCCGGAAACAACGACCGGCGGCAATGCCTTGAAATTCTATGCCTCCGTCCGGCTCGACATCCGCCGCATCGGCTCGATCAAGGACCGCGAGGATATTACCGGTAACCAGACGCGCGTGAAGGTCGTCAAGAACAAGGTCGCGCCACCGTTCAAACAGGTCGAATTCGACATCATGTATGGCGAGGGTGTGTCCAAGGTTGGCGAATTGGTCGATCTTGGCGTCAAGGCTGGTGTCGTCGAGAAATCCGGCGCTTGGTTTTCCTATGACAGCCAGCGGCTCGGCCAGGGCCGCGAGAACGCCAAAACCTTCCTGAAAAACAATCCGGAAGTCGCTGATAAAATCGAGATGACCATCAGGGAAAATTCGGGATTGATCGCGGACCGCATTCTCGATCAGGCCGAGCCCGAGGAAGATGACGCCTGA
- a CDS encoding SphA family protein, whose amino-acid sequence MGIMRTIIVCLGLGLVAPHAYSAEFATGNYLLGFRGPLAGVVPPQGLYLENDTYSYSANISGGRAVETGGRIIANVTQQTTLDLLTPIWITPWEFAGGKIGVSVTVPFGRPNVTAGALLSAPNLGIAVGGGVEEANTSLGEIFPQIFIGWEKDNFHWSFYVGGFTPTGYIPGAISNVSLNRPGIDTTLAVTYLDEKLGYELSIIPGFTYNWINPVTNYRSGNEFHLEWSATKFITKDLSIGLVGYHYQQLTPDSGSGNRIGPFQGRVTALGGTVGYNFVLGTTPISARTKIYRELDTTNRFQGTAAFITFSLPLWMPQTAEAAPVKAKY is encoded by the coding sequence ATGGGCATAATGCGAACTATTATCGTTTGCCTGGGGCTTGGTTTGGTTGCTCCTCACGCTTATTCCGCTGAATTCGCGACAGGTAATTATCTCCTTGGCTTTCGCGGTCCTCTTGCTGGCGTCGTGCCGCCGCAAGGCCTTTATCTTGAAAACGACACTTATTCTTATTCCGCCAATATCAGCGGTGGCCGCGCGGTCGAGACGGGCGGAAGAATCATAGCCAATGTCACACAACAGACGACCCTTGATCTCCTGACTCCCATCTGGATTACGCCATGGGAATTTGCGGGCGGAAAGATCGGCGTCTCCGTAACAGTCCCCTTTGGTCGGCCCAACGTCACCGCAGGCGCGCTACTCTCAGCACCGAACCTTGGTATAGCCGTTGGCGGCGGTGTCGAAGAAGCCAACACCAGTCTTGGTGAAATCTTCCCGCAGATCTTCATTGGCTGGGAGAAGGACAATTTTCATTGGAGCTTCTATGTCGGAGGCTTTACGCCCACCGGCTACATACCCGGCGCAATCTCCAACGTGTCCTTGAATCGCCCCGGCATTGATACGACGCTTGCCGTGACCTATCTCGACGAAAAGCTGGGCTATGAGCTTTCGATCATCCCCGGCTTCACCTACAACTGGATCAATCCAGTCACAAACTATCGCAGCGGCAATGAATTTCATCTCGAATGGTCAGCGACGAAATTCATAACGAAAGACCTTTCGATCGGCCTCGTCGGCTACCATTATCAGCAGCTTACCCCAGATAGCGGATCCGGCAATCGAATTGGGCCTTTCCAGGGACGTGTCACCGCCTTGGGTGGAACTGTTGGTTACAATTTCGTTCTGGGCACAACACCCATTTCCGCACGCACGAAAATCTATCGCGAATTGGATACGACCAATCGATTTCAAGGCACAGCGGCTTTTATAACCTTCTCCTTGCCACTCTGGATGCCACAGACAGCCGAAGCCGCCCCCGTGAAGGCCAAATATTAA
- the alaS gene encoding alanine--tRNA ligase, translating into MNGVNEIRAAFLDFFRKNGHEIVPSSPLVPRNDPTLMFTNAGMVQFKNLFTGVEKRPYTRASTAQKCVRAGGKHNDLDNVGYTARHHTFFEMLGNFSFGDYFKPLAIELAWKLITEVFDLPKDRLLVTVYHDDDEAYDLWKKIAGFPDSKIIRIATSDNFWAMGDTGPCGPCSEIFYDQGEKLFGGPPGSADEDGDRFLEFWNLVFMQFEQRGPGDRIALPKPSIDTGMGLERIAALLQGVTSNYDIDLMRALILAVAQATGVDPDGPMRASHRVIADHLRASSFLIADGVLPSNEGRGYVLRRIMRRAMRHAQLLGAQEPLLWRLVPALTREMGQAYPELLRAEALIVETLRLEETRFRATLARGLTILEDETRHLSEGGVLSGEVAFKLYDTYGFPLDLTQDALRAKSLGVDMEGFEKAMARQRAEARKAWSGSGEAATDTHWFALREQLGATDFLGYDTEKAEALIQAILQDGKEVLRLEAGQSGAIVLNQTPFYGESGGQVGDTGLIIAPGMRFKVENTHKKLGDLFIHEGIVEEGAVVPGLEVRTLVDHSRRTAVRANHSATHLLHEALRQVLGDHIAQKGSLVAPDRLRFDFSHPKPVTPEEWTQIEDIANSVILENAPVTTKLMSIEDAMGSGARALFGEKYGDEVRVVSMGYDEDKADDSTDGRIAPPFSVELCGGTHVARTGDIGLLTIISESAVAAGVRRIEAKTGSSARHHLNTQASLLHSLAAQLKSPEDEASKRLSALIEERRKLDRELSEARKKLAMGGGSSNGADSPLREIGGIKFFRRAVTGVEMKDLKSLADEAKQTIGSGIVAIVGVGSDNKASVVVGVTDDLIDRFDAVALVRLAAGKLGGKGGGGRKDLAQAGGPDGEAAEAALTAIEESLGSSLPTP; encoded by the coding sequence ATGAACGGCGTCAATGAAATTCGCGCGGCTTTTCTGGATTTTTTCCGCAAGAACGGCCACGAAATCGTTCCTTCCTCGCCCCTGGTGCCGCGTAATGATCCAACCTTGATGTTCACCAATGCCGGCATGGTGCAGTTCAAGAATCTGTTCACCGGCGTTGAAAAGCGGCCCTATACGCGCGCCTCGACCGCACAGAAATGCGTGCGCGCCGGCGGCAAACATAATGATCTCGACAATGTTGGCTATACTGCGCGCCACCATACGTTTTTCGAGATGCTCGGCAATTTTTCCTTCGGCGATTATTTCAAGCCGCTCGCCATTGAGCTCGCCTGGAAATTGATCACTGAGGTGTTCGATCTGCCGAAAGATCGTCTCCTCGTCACAGTCTATCATGACGATGATGAAGCCTATGATCTTTGGAAAAAGATCGCGGGCTTTCCCGATTCGAAGATCATCCGCATCGCAACCTCGGATAATTTCTGGGCCATGGGCGATACCGGCCCTTGCGGCCCCTGTTCGGAAATTTTCTACGACCAGGGCGAAAAGCTTTTCGGCGGGCCGCCCGGCAGCGCCGATGAAGATGGTGACCGCTTTCTGGAATTCTGGAATCTCGTCTTCATGCAATTCGAACAGCGCGGTCCGGGCGATCGGATCGCCTTGCCCAAGCCCTCGATCGATACAGGCATGGGGCTCGAACGGATCGCCGCTCTCCTGCAAGGCGTGACCTCGAATTACGATATCGATCTCATGCGGGCCTTGATCCTGGCCGTCGCTCAGGCCACCGGGGTCGATCCCGATGGTCCGATGCGGGCAAGCCACAGGGTCATCGCCGATCATTTGCGCGCTTCATCCTTTTTGATCGCTGATGGCGTCTTGCCCTCGAACGAGGGCCGCGGCTATGTCCTGCGCCGCATCATGCGCCGCGCCATGCGACACGCCCAATTGCTCGGGGCACAAGAACCCCTGCTTTGGCGTCTGGTGCCAGCACTCACCCGTGAAATGGGCCAGGCCTATCCCGAACTTCTGCGCGCCGAGGCCCTGATCGTCGAAACCTTGCGGCTGGAGGAAACCCGTTTCCGGGCGACACTCGCGCGCGGCCTCACCATACTCGAAGACGAGACCCGTCATCTCAGCGAGGGCGGCGTTCTATCCGGCGAGGTCGCGTTCAAGCTTTATGATACCTATGGCTTCCCGCTCGATCTGACGCAGGATGCCTTGCGCGCCAAAAGCCTTGGGGTCGATATGGAAGGTTTCGAAAAGGCAATGGCGCGCCAGCGTGCCGAGGCCCGCAAAGCCTGGAGCGGTTCTGGCGAGGCGGCCACCGATACCCATTGGTTTGCGCTTAGGGAACAACTGGGAGCAACGGATTTTCTCGGCTATGATACGGAAAAGGCCGAGGCCCTCATCCAGGCGATCCTGCAGGATGGCAAGGAGGTCCTTCGCCTTGAAGCCGGCCAGAGCGGCGCGATCGTCTTGAATCAGACGCCTTTTTATGGGGAATCCGGCGGCCAGGTGGGCGATACAGGTCTCATCATCGCGCCTGGCATGCGGTTCAAGGTCGAAAATACCCACAAGAAGCTTGGCGATCTGTTCATCCATGAAGGCATTGTCGAGGAAGGCGCGGTCGTGCCCGGTCTCGAGGTGCGCACGCTCGTCGATCATTCGCGCCGGACAGCCGTGCGCGCCAATCATTCGGCCACCCATCTGCTGCACGAAGCTTTGCGGCAGGTGCTTGGTGATCATATCGCGCAAAAAGGCTCGCTCGTCGCGCCCGACCGGCTGCGTTTTGACTTTTCGCATCCAAAGCCGGTCACACCGGAAGAATGGACACAGATCGAAGACATCGCCAATAGTGTCATTCTCGAAAACGCACCCGTCACCACCAAACTGATGAGCATCGAGGATGCCATGGGTTCTGGGGCGCGGGCCTTGTTCGGCGAGAAATATGGCGACGAAGTCCGCGTCGTCTCCATGGGTTATGACGAAGATAAGGCAGATGATTCGACGGACGGGCGCATCGCTCCCCCCTTCTCGGTCGAGCTTTGTGGCGGCACCCATGTGGCACGAACCGGCGATATCGGCCTTCTCACGATCATTTCGGAAAGCGCCGTCGCCGCCGGCGTGCGCCGGATCGAGGCCAAGACGGGCAGTTCCGCGCGGCATCATCTCAATACCCAGGCTAGCCTTCTGCATTCCCTCGCGGCACAGCTCAAGAGCCCTGAAGACGAAGCGAGCAAACGCCTATCCGCACTCATCGAGGAGCGCCGCAAACTCGATCGGGAATTAAGCGAGGCGCGGAAAAAGCTCGCCATGGGTGGCGGGAGTAGCAACGGAGCGGATTCCCCTCTGCGGGAAATCGGCGGCATCAAATTTTTCCGCCGCGCGGTCACTGGCGTGGAGATGAAGGATCTGAAATCCCTCGCCGATGAAGCGAAACAGACGATCGGTTCCGGAATCGTCGCTATTGTTGGCGTCGGGTCGGATAACAAGGCGAGCGTCGTTGTGGGCGTCACCGATGATCTGATTGATCGTTTCGACGCCGTTGCGCTCGTGCGTCTCGCCGCTGGCAAACTCGGCGGCAAGGGTGGCGGCGGCCGCAAGGATCTGGCGCAAGCCGGCGGTCCGGATGGTGAAGCCGCGGAGGCAGCTCTCACCGCGATCGAGGAAAGTCTGGGCTCCTCTCTGCCCACGCCTTGA